The following are from one region of the Streptococcus sp. 1643 genome:
- a CDS encoding LacI family DNA-binding transcriptional regulator, with protein MVAKLTDVAKLAGVSPTTVSRVINKKGYLSEKTIQKVNEAMRELGYKPNNLARSLQGKSAKLIGLIFPNISNIFYAELIGKLEHQLFKNGYKTIICNSEHDSEKEREYIEMLEANQVDGIISGSHNLGIEDYNRVTAPIISFDRNLSPDIPVVSSDNYGGGVLAAQTLVKTGAQSIIMITGNDNSNSPTGLRHAGFASILPKAPIINVSSDFSPVRKEMEIKNILTHQKPDAIFASDDLTAILVIKIAQELGISVPEELKVIGYDGTYFIENYYPQLATIKQPLEEIAHLTVDLLLQKIEGKEVATTGYFLPVTLLPGKSI; from the coding sequence ATGGTCGCAAAACTAACTGATGTCGCAAAACTAGCAGGCGTCAGCCCCACTACCGTCTCACGGGTCATCAATAAAAAGGGTTATCTATCTGAGAAAACCATTCAAAAGGTCAATGAAGCCATGAGAGAATTGGGCTATAAGCCCAACAATTTAGCTCGTAGCCTCCAAGGAAAATCAGCTAAGTTAATCGGCTTGATTTTTCCTAACATTTCCAACATTTTCTACGCAGAATTGATTGGTAAGTTGGAACACCAACTCTTTAAGAATGGATACAAGACCATCATCTGTAACAGCGAACATGACTCTGAAAAAGAACGGGAGTACATTGAAATGCTGGAGGCCAATCAGGTCGACGGTATCATTTCTGGAAGTCACAACTTGGGAATCGAAGACTACAATCGTGTGACGGCACCGATCATTTCCTTTGACCGAAACTTGTCTCCAGACATCCCTGTTGTCTCCTCTGACAACTACGGTGGCGGGGTTCTCGCTGCCCAAACCTTGGTCAAGACAGGTGCCCAGTCTATCATCATGATTACAGGAAATGACAACTCGAACTCACCGACTGGACTGCGTCATGCTGGCTTTGCCTCTATACTCCCGAAAGCTCCTATTATCAATGTTTCAAGTGACTTTTCTCCCGTCAGAAAGGAAATGGAAATCAAGAATATCTTGACCCATCAGAAACCAGATGCTATCTTTGCTTCGGATGATCTGACAGCTATCCTAGTGATCAAAATCGCTCAAGAACTGGGAATCTCTGTTCCTGAAGAACTCAAAGTCATCGGCTATGATGGTACCTACTTTATCGAGAATTACTACCCTCAACTGGCGACCATCAAGCAACCCTTGGAAGAGATTGCCCACCTCACTGTTGATCTGCTCTTGCAAAAGATCGAAGGCAAGGAAGTCGCGACAACTGGTTACTTCTTACCCGTCACCCTATTACCTGGAAAAAGTATTTAA
- a CDS encoding hydroxymethylglutaryl-CoA reductase, degradative encodes MKISWNGFSKKSYHERLELLRAQALLSPEKQTSLEQDEQVSLAVADQLSENVIGTFSLPYSIVPELLVNGQDYTVPYVTEEPSVVAAASYASKIIKRAGGFTAQVHERQMIGQVALYQVADPEQAQEKIASKKAELLELANQAYPSIVKRGGGARDLHVEQIKGETDFLVVYLHIDTQEAMGANMLNTMLEALKPVLEELSQGQSLMGILSNYATDSLVTASCRIAFRYLNPQKDQGREIAEKIALASQFAQADPYRAATHNKGIFNGIDAILIATGNDWRAIEAGAHAFASRDGRYRGLSQWKLDMEREELVGEMTLPMPVATKGGSIGLNPRVALSHELLGNPSAKELAQIIVSIGLAQNFAALKALVSTGIQQGHMKLQAKSLALLAGASESEVAPLVERLIADKTFNLETAQRYLENLRS; translated from the coding sequence ATGAAGATAAGTTGGAATGGATTTTCTAAAAAATCATACCATGAGCGCCTGGAGTTGTTGCGAGCTCAGGCGCTCCTTAGTCCTGAAAAGCAAACGAGTCTGGAGCAGGATGAACAAGTCAGCTTGGCTGTTGCAGACCAGCTGAGTGAGAATGTGATAGGAACTTTTTCTCTGCCTTATTCGATCGTTCCAGAACTTTTGGTGAATGGTCAGGATTACACAGTTCCTTATGTGACAGAAGAACCCTCAGTGGTTGCTGCCGCTAGCTATGCCAGCAAAATCATCAAGCGAGCAGGCGGTTTTACTGCTCAAGTACATGAGCGCCAGATGATTGGTCAGGTAGCCCTTTATCAAGTTGCTGATCCTGAACAAGCGCAAGAGAAGATTGCCAGCAAGAAAGCCGAACTCTTGGAACTTGCCAATCAAGCCTATCCTTCTATCGTCAAACGTGGTGGTGGGGCGCGTGATTTACATGTAGAGCAGATCAAAGGTGAAACAGACTTTCTCGTCGTCTATCTCCATATCGATACCCAGGAAGCCATGGGAGCCAATATGCTCAATACCATGCTAGAAGCCTTGAAACCAGTCTTAGAAGAACTCAGTCAGGGACAGAGTCTCATGGGAATTCTGTCCAATTACGCGACAGATTCTCTAGTGACAGCAAGCTGTCGTATTGCCTTTCGCTATTTGAACCCTCAAAAGGACCAAGGACGAGAAATTGCAGAGAAGATAGCTTTGGCCAGCCAGTTTGCGCAGGCTGATCCTTACCGAGCGGCTACTCACAATAAAGGGATTTTTAATGGTATCGATGCTATTTTAATCGCCACGGGTAATGACTGGCGTGCCATCGAAGCTGGGGCTCATGCCTTTGCCAGTCGAGATGGACGCTATCGAGGTCTTAGTCAATGGAAGTTGGACATGGAAAGAGAAGAATTGGTTGGTGAGATGACCCTACCTATGCCTGTAGCGACCAAGGGTGGCTCTATTGGTCTCAACCCCCGTGTAGCTCTTAGTCACGAACTACTGGGAAATCCTTCTGCCAAGGAATTAGCTCAGATTATCGTGTCCATCGGTCTTGCCCAAAACTTTGCGGCTCTGAAAGCCTTGGTGAGTACGGGCATCCAGCAAGGTCACATGAAGTTGCAGGCCAAATCCCTAGCTCTCTTAGCTGGTGCTAGTGAGTCCGAGGTTGCTCCCCTCGTTGAGCGCCTCATCGCAGATAAAACCTTTAACTTAGAGACAGCCCAGCGCTATCTCGAAAACTTAAGATCATAA
- a CDS encoding hydroxymethylglutaryl-CoA synthase, with protein sequence MTIGIDKIGFATSQYVLKLQDLAEARGVDPEKFSKGLLLNEISIAPLTEDIVTLAASASNSILTDKEKEEINMVIVATESGIDQSKAAAVFVHGLLGIQPFARSFEIKEACYGATAALHYAKLHVENSPESKVLVIASDIAKYGVGTPGEPTQGAGSVAMLITQNPRIMAFNNDNVAQTRDIMDFWRPNYSSTPYVNGMYSTQQYLDCLTTTWDEYKKRYDWTMDDFAAICFHLPYPKLALKGLRKMMDKTLSQEKQDSLQENFDKSILYSQMIGNIYTGSLFLGLLSLLENAENLKAGDKIVLYSYGSGAVSEFFSGELVEGYEAHLDKDRLSKLKQRTALSVANYEKVFFEEVQLDESGSAQFAAYEHQDYALVEIVDHQRRYSKVEK encoded by the coding sequence ATGACAATCGGTATTGATAAGATTGGTTTTGCGACCAGTCAATATGTCTTGAAATTACAAGACTTAGCAGAAGCGAGGGGAGTTGACCCCGAAAAATTTAGCAAGGGACTCTTGTTAAATGAAATTAGTATTGCTCCACTGACTGAGGACATTGTTACCTTGGCAGCTAGTGCAAGCAACTCTATTTTAACAGACAAAGAAAAAGAAGAAATCAATATGGTCATCGTGGCGACTGAGTCAGGGATTGACCAGAGTAAGGCAGCGGCAGTCTTTGTTCATGGCCTATTAGGCATTCAACCTTTCGCCCGTAGCTTTGAAATCAAAGAAGCCTGCTATGGAGCGACAGCTGCCCTTCATTATGCTAAATTGCATGTGGAAAATTCTCCAGAGTCTAAGGTTTTGGTTATTGCCAGTGATATTGCCAAGTACGGTGTCGGAACTCCGGGTGAACCAACTCAGGGTGCTGGAAGTGTGGCGATGTTGATTACCCAAAATCCGCGCATTATGGCCTTTAACAATGATAACGTTGCCCAAACGCGCGACATCATGGATTTCTGGCGTCCGAACTATTCAAGCACTCCTTATGTAAACGGCATGTACTCGACCCAACAGTATCTTGATTGCCTGACAACGACTTGGGATGAATACAAGAAACGCTATGATTGGACTATGGATGACTTTGCGGCTATCTGCTTCCACTTGCCTTATCCTAAGTTAGCCCTAAAAGGCTTGCGTAAGATGATGGATAAGACTTTGTCTCAGGAAAAACAGGATAGTTTGCAAGAGAACTTTGACAAGTCCATTCTCTATAGTCAGATGATTGGGAATATCTACACAGGTTCCCTTTTCCTTGGGCTTCTCTCCCTTTTGGAAAATGCAGAGAATTTGAAGGCTGGAGATAAAATTGTCCTCTACAGTTACGGAAGTGGAGCGGTTTCAGAGTTCTTTAGTGGAGAACTGGTTGAAGGCTACGAGGCCCACCTTGATAAGGATCGCTTGAGCAAACTCAAGCAACGTACAGCATTGTCTGTTGCAAACTATGAAAAAGTCTTCTTCGAAGAGGTGCAGTTGGATGAATCTGGCTCAGCCCAATTTGCAGCTTATGAACATCAAGACTATGCCTTGGTGGAGATTGTCGACCACCAACGCCGTTATAGCAAGGTTGAAAAATAA
- a CDS encoding threonine/serine exporter family protein has product MTLTSILLQAVASLLAIITFLIVLNVQRSMLLPGGVLGMGVWLLYLVLKEPTNVIVATFIAAVIGSCISQILSIVYKTPAVVFVLAILAPLVPGYLSYRTTAFFVTGDYSHAIASATLVVMLALVISIGMASGTVILKLYYYIRKQRGISS; this is encoded by the coding sequence ATGACTCTAACAAGTATTTTGCTCCAAGCAGTGGCGAGTTTACTCGCCATTATCACCTTTCTAATCGTACTGAATGTTCAACGCTCTATGCTCCTACCTGGTGGTGTTTTGGGAATGGGCGTTTGGCTCCTCTATCTCGTCCTCAAAGAACCAACCAATGTTATTGTCGCGACCTTTATCGCAGCAGTAATTGGCTCTTGCATCAGTCAGATTTTAAGTATTGTCTATAAGACACCAGCGGTGGTCTTTGTCTTGGCTATTCTTGCCCCCTTGGTGCCAGGTTATTTATCCTATCGAACGACAGCTTTCTTTGTGACAGGCGATTACAGCCATGCAATTGCTAGCGCGACTTTGGTGGTTATGTTAGCTCTTGTTATTTCTATTGGAATGGCAAGTGGAACGGTAATTCTAAAGCTTTATTACTACATCCGAAAACAACGAGGAATCTCTTCCTAA
- a CDS encoding threonine/serine exporter family protein, with protein sequence MDESRELNAVIDVIMLAGTILLKSGSEIHRVEDTMIRIAHSQGIMDCNVLAMPAAIFFSIENTNISRMKRVTSSSYNIEKVCDVNQVSRELVSGQIDLSTAFTKLKEISNQALPYTKFQVTVAATLSAPFFSIMFGGNVYDAFGAAIATLFGFSFSLYVEKFVRIPFVTAFAGAFVFGLIAQFWARYTGFPSTADLIIAGAVMPFVPGIALTNAVRDIMTNHINSGMSKMFESLLITLALGAGTSVALVLMT encoded by the coding sequence ATGGACGAATCGAGAGAGTTGAATGCCGTCATTGATGTGATTATGCTAGCAGGAACCATTCTCCTGAAAAGTGGCTCAGAGATTCATCGGGTTGAGGATACTATGATCCGTATTGCCCATTCGCAGGGAATAATGGATTGCAATGTTCTTGCCATGCCCGCAGCTATTTTCTTTTCTATTGAAAATACCAATATTTCTCGGATGAAACGGGTGACCTCATCCTCCTATAACATTGAAAAAGTCTGTGATGTCAACCAAGTATCTCGAGAACTTGTGAGTGGCCAGATTGATCTTTCTACAGCCTTTACAAAGCTCAAAGAAATCAGCAATCAAGCCCTTCCTTATACCAAGTTCCAAGTGACCGTAGCAGCGACCCTCAGTGCCCCTTTCTTCTCGATTATGTTTGGGGGCAATGTTTATGACGCTTTTGGTGCGGCTATTGCAACCTTATTTGGATTTTCCTTCTCTCTCTATGTCGAGAAGTTTGTCCGCATTCCTTTTGTAACGGCCTTTGCAGGTGCCTTTGTTTTCGGCTTGATCGCCCAGTTCTGGGCCCGCTATACAGGATTTCCTTCGACGGCAGACCTGATTATAGCAGGAGCGGTCATGCCCTTTGTTCCAGGGATTGCTCTGACAAATGCGGTACGGGATATCATGACCAACCATATCAACTCTGGTATGAGCAAGATGTTTGAATCTCTGCTCATTACCCTCGCTTTAGGGGCTGGCACCTCTGTCGCCCTGGTTTTGATGACATAA
- the pknB gene encoding Stk1 family PASTA domain-containing Ser/Thr kinase, which translates to MIQIGKIFAGRYRIVKQIGRGGMADVYLAKDLILDGEEVAVKVLRTNYQTDPIAVARFQREARAMADLDHPHIVRITDIGEEDGQQYLAMEYVAGLDLKRYIKEHYPLSNEEAVRIMGQILLAMRLAHTRGIVHRDLKPQNILLTPDGTAKVTDFGIAVAFAETSLTQTNSMLGSVHYLSPEQARGSKATFQSDIYAMGIIFYEMLTGHIPYDGDSAVTIALQHFQKPLPSVIAENPSVPQALENVVIKATAKKLSDRYQSVSEMYVDLSTSLSYNRRNEPKLVFDDASKADTKTLPKVPQSTLTSIPKAPAQEERPQPKKPTQPVAEPVPAPKPAKKRKFKARYMILLASLLLVAASLIWILSRTPATIPIPDVAGQTVAEAKEALKKSKFEAGEEKSEASDTVAEGRVIRTDPEAGSGRKEGTKVNLIVSSGKQSFQLSNYVGRKYTEVVAELKEKKVPENLIKMEEEESSESEPGTILRQTPASGSTYDLSKATTITLTVAKKVTSVSMPNYVGSSLEFTKNNLTQIVGVKEANIEVVEVSTAPEGTAEGTVVSQTPRAGELVDLASTRIKLSIYKPKTPPSTSSSNPAQRGNQGSPTSPNQGNQQGNQQGHTPSSSSSNNEGSHESSRD; encoded by the coding sequence ATGATCCAAATCGGCAAGATTTTTGCCGGGCGGTATCGGATTGTCAAGCAGATTGGTCGAGGAGGCATGGCAGATGTTTACTTGGCCAAGGATTTGATCCTAGACGGGGAAGAAGTGGCAGTGAAGGTCCTGAGGACCAACTACCAGACAGACCCTATTGCTGTGGCACGTTTCCAACGTGAAGCGAGAGCCATGGCGGATCTGGACCATCCTCATATCGTTCGGATAACAGATATTGGTGAGGAAGATGGTCAACAGTACCTAGCTATGGAATACGTAGCAGGTCTTGACCTCAAGCGTTATATCAAAGAACACTATCCTCTTTCAAACGAAGAAGCAGTTCGAATTATGGGACAAATCCTCTTGGCCATGCGCTTAGCCCATACTCGAGGAATTGTTCACCGGGATTTGAAACCTCAAAATATCCTCTTGACACCTGACGGCACAGCCAAGGTCACGGACTTTGGGATTGCCGTAGCCTTTGCAGAGACCAGTCTGACCCAGACAAACTCAATGTTAGGCTCTGTTCATTATTTGTCACCTGAACAAGCGCGTGGTTCTAAAGCGACCTTCCAGAGTGATATCTATGCAATGGGGATCATCTTCTATGAAATGCTGACGGGACATATCCCTTATGATGGGGATAGTGCAGTTACGATTGCCCTCCAGCATTTCCAGAAGCCACTTCCGTCCGTCATAGCTGAAAACCCATCTGTCCCTCAGGCTTTAGAAAATGTTGTCATCAAGGCGACTGCTAAGAAGCTGTCAGACCGTTATCAGTCTGTTTCAGAAATGTATGTGGACTTGTCAACTAGCTTGTCTTATAATCGTCGCAATGAACCGAAGCTGGTCTTTGATGATGCGAGTAAGGCAGACACTAAGACTTTGCCTAAAGTTCCACAAAGTACACTGACATCGATTCCTAAAGCTCCGGCGCAGGAAGAACGCCCTCAACCAAAGAAACCGACTCAACCAGTGGCAGAACCGGTTCCAGCGCCAAAGCCAGCTAAGAAACGGAAATTTAAGGCTCGCTATATGATTCTTTTGGCCAGTCTTCTATTGGTTGCGGCCTCTTTAATCTGGATTTTGTCTAGAACACCTGCAACGATTCCCATTCCTGATGTGGCTGGACAAACCGTTGCAGAGGCCAAAGAAGCACTCAAAAAATCCAAGTTTGAAGCTGGTGAAGAGAAATCGGAGGCTAGCGATACAGTAGCGGAAGGACGCGTTATTCGAACGGATCCAGAAGCTGGTAGTGGCCGAAAAGAAGGAACCAAGGTCAATTTGATTGTTTCTTCTGGTAAGCAATCCTTCCAATTGAGCAATTACGTCGGACGCAAGTATACGGAAGTCGTAGCTGAACTCAAGGAGAAGAAGGTTCCTGAAAATCTAATCAAGATGGAAGAGGAAGAATCCAGCGAAAGTGAACCTGGAACCATCCTTAGACAGACTCCTGCTTCGGGTTCGACTTATGATCTCTCAAAAGCTACTACGATTACCTTAACAGTAGCTAAGAAGGTGACTAGTGTCAGCATGCCGAACTACGTCGGTTCAAGCCTCGAGTTTACAAAGAATAACTTGACTCAGATTGTCGGTGTGAAGGAAGCAAATATTGAGGTTGTTGAAGTATCGACTGCTCCTGAAGGAACGGCAGAAGGAACTGTTGTAAGTCAAACGCCAAGAGCAGGAGAACTGGTTGATCTTGCAAGTACGCGTATCAAACTTTCCATCTACAAACCAAAAACACCACCGTCAACTTCATCCTCTAATCCTGCCCAACGTGGGAACCAGGGTTCTCCTACAAGTCCAAACCAGGGGAACCAACAAGGAAATCAACAAGGGCACACTCCTTCTAGCAGTTCATCCAATAATGAAGGATCTCACGAAAGTTCCCGAGATTAA
- a CDS encoding Stp1/IreP family PP2C-type Ser/Thr phosphatase, with amino-acid sequence MEIALLTDVGQKRTNNQDYVNHFVNRAGRTMIILADGMGGHRAGNIASEMAVTDLGVAWVDTQIDSVNEVREWFAHYLEIENQKIHQLGQDEAYRGMGTTLEAIAFIDNQAIYAHIGDSRIGLIRGEEYHQLTSDHSLVNELLKAGQLTPEEAETHPQKNIITQSIGQKDEIQPDFGMITLESGDYLLLNSDGLTNMISASEIYDIVTSDISLADKAATLIRFANNAGGLDNITVALVYMNEEAAE; translated from the coding sequence ATGGAAATAGCATTATTAACAGATGTTGGTCAGAAACGGACAAATAATCAGGACTATGTCAATCACTTTGTCAACCGAGCAGGACGAACTATGATCATCTTGGCTGACGGGATGGGAGGCCACCGTGCAGGAAATATCGCTAGTGAGATGGCGGTAACAGATCTCGGTGTGGCTTGGGTGGATACCCAAATTGATTCAGTCAATGAAGTTCGTGAGTGGTTTGCCCACTACCTGGAGATTGAAAATCAAAAAATTCATCAACTAGGTCAGGACGAAGCATACAGAGGCATGGGAACAACGCTAGAAGCTATTGCTTTTATTGACAACCAAGCTATCTATGCTCACATTGGAGATTCTCGTATCGGTTTGATTCGTGGAGAAGAATACCACCAGTTGACCAGTGACCATTCCTTGGTCAACGAATTACTTAAGGCTGGTCAATTGACTCCAGAAGAAGCAGAAACTCACCCTCAAAAGAATATCATCACCCAGTCTATCGGACAAAAAGATGAAATCCAGCCAGATTTTGGGATGATTACACTGGAGTCAGGGGATTATCTCTTGCTCAATAGTGATGGTTTGACCAATATGATTTCGGCAAGCGAGATTTATGATATCGTAACCAGCGATATTTCCCTAGCAGACAAGGCGGCAACCCTCATTCGTTTCGCTAACAATGCAGGAGGTTTAGACAACATTACGGTTGCCCTTGTTTACATGAACGAGGAGGCAGCAGAATGA
- the rsmB gene encoding 16S rRNA (cytosine(967)-C(5))-methyltransferase RsmB encodes MTKVETARSLALAVLEDVLVNQAYSNIALNKHLKGSHLSVADKGLVTEIIYGTVARKLTLEWYLSHFIEDRDKLDNWLYILLLLSAYQLRYLDKVPNHAVVNEAVELAKARKKGSEKLVNAVLRRILREGWPDIDSIKRKNKRDSFTYSLPVWLVSKLKEEYGEERAQAIFKSLLVRNKASIRVADLSRKEEIKALLEATDSPLAATGLVKEQGHFAGHDLFAEGAITIQDESSQLVAPTLDLQGHEQVLDACAAPGGKTAHMASYLTSGKVTALDLYDHKLDLIQENAERLAVADRVQTQKLDARKVHEFFEKDSFDKILVDAPCSGIGLLRRKPDIKYNKETADFTSLQEIQLEILGSVCQTLRKGGIITYSTCTIVSEENFQVVKAFLESHPEFEQVKLEHECKDILKDGCILITPELYGSDGFFISQFRKISE; translated from the coding sequence GTGACTAAAGTAGAAACGGCTAGAAGTCTTGCTCTAGCAGTGCTAGAGGATGTTTTGGTTAACCAAGCATATTCCAATATTGCCTTAAATAAACACCTCAAGGGCAGTCACCTCTCAGTAGCAGATAAGGGGTTGGTGACAGAGATTATCTACGGAACGGTAGCCCGAAAACTCACTCTGGAATGGTATCTGTCCCACTTTATCGAAGACAGAGATAAGTTAGATAACTGGCTCTATATCCTGCTCCTTCTGAGCGCCTACCAACTTCGGTATCTGGATAAGGTTCCTAATCACGCTGTTGTTAATGAAGCGGTAGAGCTAGCCAAAGCCCGTAAAAAAGGCAGTGAGAAATTGGTCAACGCCGTCCTGCGTCGTATCTTACGAGAAGGCTGGCCAGATATTGACAGCATTAAGCGAAAAAATAAGCGTGATTCCTTTACCTATTCTCTCCCAGTTTGGCTAGTATCTAAACTCAAGGAAGAATACGGTGAAGAGCGAGCACAAGCCATCTTTAAAAGTCTCTTGGTGCGCAACAAAGCCAGTATCCGTGTAGCTGATTTGAGCCGAAAAGAGGAAATCAAAGCTTTGTTAGAAGCGACCGATTCCCCTTTGGCGGCCACTGGTCTGGTCAAGGAGCAAGGCCACTTTGCAGGACATGATTTGTTCGCAGAAGGGGCTATAACCATCCAAGACGAGTCCAGTCAACTGGTTGCTCCGACTCTTGATCTACAAGGCCATGAACAGGTCCTGGATGCCTGTGCTGCTCCGGGTGGAAAAACAGCCCATATGGCTTCTTACCTCACGTCCGGTAAGGTGACGGCTTTGGATCTTTATGATCATAAGTTGGACTTGATCCAAGAAAATGCAGAGCGTTTGGCTGTGGCAGATCGAGTGCAAACGCAAAAATTGGATGCCAGAAAAGTGCATGAGTTTTTTGAAAAGGACTCTTTTGATAAGATTTTAGTAGATGCTCCTTGTTCTGGGATTGGACTTTTACGTCGCAAACCAGACATCAAATACAATAAAGAAACGGCAGATTTCACCTCCTTACAGGAAATTCAGCTGGAAATATTAGGTAGTGTTTGTCAAACACTACGAAAAGGTGGTATAATAACGTATAGTACCTGTACTATTGTCTCTGAGGAGAACTTTCAAGTCGTCAAGGCGTTTTTAGAAAGTCATCCCGAGTTCGAGCAGGTTAAACTAGAACACGAATGTAAAGATATCCTGAAAGATGGCTGTATCCTGATTACTCCAGAATTGTATGGAAGTGATGGATTCTTTATTAGCCAATTTCGCAAGATATCAGAATAG
- the fmt gene encoding methionyl-tRNA formyltransferase: MTKLIFMGTPDFSATVLKGLLSDDRYEILAVVTQPDRAVGRKKVIQETPVKQAAKEAGLPIYQPEKLSGSPEMEAIMKLGADGIVTAAFGQFLPSKLLDSMNFAVNVHASLLPKHRGGAPIHYALIQGDEEAGVTIMEMVKEMDAGDMISRRSIPITDEDNVGTLFEKLAIVGRDLLLDTLPGYIAGEIKPVPQDPSQVTFSPNIKPEEEKLDWNKTNRQLFNQIRGMNPWPVAHTFLKGDRFKIYEALPVEDQGNPGEILSISKKELIVATAEGALSLKQVQPAGKPKMDISSFLNGVGRTLTVGERFGD; the protein is encoded by the coding sequence ATGACAAAACTAATCTTTATGGGGACACCCGACTTTTCAGCAACAGTTTTGAAGGGGTTGTTATCAGATGACCGTTACGAGATTCTAGCTGTTGTAACCCAGCCAGATCGCGCTGTCGGTCGTAAAAAAGTCATCCAAGAAACCCCAGTCAAGCAGGCTGCCAAAGAAGCAGGCCTTCCCATCTACCAACCTGAAAAATTATCTGGAAGCCCAGAGATGGAAGCCATTATGAAGCTAGGGGCGGATGGGATTGTGACCGCTGCTTTTGGGCAGTTCCTCCCAAGTAAACTTCTTGATAGCATGAACTTTGCGGTCAACGTTCACGCTTCCCTCCTTCCAAAACACCGTGGTGGTGCACCCATTCATTATGCCTTGATTCAAGGGGATGAGGAAGCTGGTGTGACCATTATGGAGATGGTTAAGGAAATGGATGCAGGAGATATGATTTCTCGTCGTAGCATTCCTATCACAGATGAGGACAATGTCGGCACCTTGTTTGAGAAATTAGCGATTGTTGGTCGTGACTTGCTTTTGGACACCCTTCCTGGCTATATTGCTGGGGAGATCAAACCTGTGCCTCAGGACCCAAGTCAGGTCACTTTCTCGCCAAATATCAAACCAGAGGAAGAAAAGTTGGACTGGAATAAGACTAACCGTCAACTCTTCAACCAAATCCGTGGCATGAATCCATGGCCTGTTGCCCACACTTTTCTCAAGGGAGACCGCTTTAAAATTTATGAAGCTCTACCAGTAGAAGATCAGGGAAATCCAGGTGAGATTCTGTCTATTAGCAAGAAGGAATTGATCGTCGCAACGGCAGAAGGTGCCCTATCTCTCAAGCAAGTCCAGCCAGCTGGAAAGCCTAAGATGGACATTTCTTCCTTCCTCAATGGAGTTGGACGGACATTGACTGTAGGAGAACGATTTGGTGACTAA